The sequence TATTACAAACTCAGACCGCCACGGTTCGCCTTGCGGTTCAAGATCTACCACTCTTCAAAGACGAAGCTCTGGCGTTAGGCCCTCATCTTCATGTGTTTGTAGATGACCAACCCTACCAAGCGGTTTATGATCTGGCGACTCCGTTAGTGCTAGATAATCTCACGCCGGGAACCCACACCGTTCGCGCCTTTGCGGCCCGCCCTTGGTATGAAAGCTTTAAAAATGAGGGGGCATTTGCCGAAACGACGTTTCACGTTTTCACCAAGACTGAGGAAAAAGCTCCTAAGCCCGAAGCTCCTCTGTTGACCTACAGCCGCCCCCAAGGTCGCTACGGGGCTGAGCCGATTATGCTGGATTTCTACCTCACGCAAGTTCCCCTACACGCGATCGCCCAGGCGGACGATGAGGATGATGTGCTGGATTGGACGATTCGCTGCACGATTAACGGAGAAAGCTTTGAGATCGATGAGTGGCGTCCCCTATATTTAACTGGATTTAAACCGGGTCAAAACTGGGTGCAGTTAGAACTGTTGGATGAAAACGGCGAGGCGATCGCCAATGTGTTTAACAATACGGTACGCCTGATCGACTATACACCTAACGGAAAGGATGCTCTGTCCCAGATCGTCCGAAACGAACTTTCCATCGATGAAGCGCGGCGAATTGTGATTGAAGGCTATGAGCCGCCTGCGCCCGAACCCGCAGTCATGGAGCCTGCTGTTGAGGACGTTGAAGAAAAATCAGTAACCGAGGAATCGGAAGACGTTACTGCAGAGGAGCGCACTTTGGAGCCTGCACTGACTGAAGATGAATTCCCAGAGACGCAGGAACCGAGAATCGAGCAAGGAGAAATAGCGCCGATTGAACCAGTTCCTCCTGTGGAGATCAAGCCAGATCAGGATTTAGCGCCGGAAGATATGCCTGTTGAAATCGTAGTTCCGGAGGTGCAAAACGCATCAGAATCGACAATTGAACGTCAGTCTGACGAGACACCACAACAGGTCGAAGCCAGACAACAGCCAAATGAAATAGAAACTGTAGACGAAGGCGATGCAAGCCCTACAACTGACCGTTCAGAGTTGGATGCGTTAACCCCGGAAGGGATAAGTTCTGTAGCCATGGAATCGACGTCATCCGCTGCATTAGAACCAGAGAATGAGGTGATCGCCCCACCTGATGCAGCGGATGATACACCCCTAAGTCAAACTAATCAGAATCAAGAATCCGCTGAATTATCTTCTCCCGGATTATCTCGCCCTGCCTCGAAGATCGTTGAAGCAGAACCAAAACCCTCGCCTGCCATTAACTCCTATGAAGCGAAAGCGATTTTAGAGGAATTGGAAGACTTAGAAACGAAGGTTGAAGACCTGAAGGGTAGCGTTGCCTCAGCGGCAGACGAACCTCCTAGCGACGATTCCCGTTCCCAAATCGAAAGTTTGCGATCACAGCTTGAGCAGCTCAAGACAAAATTTGGGGATACCTGGGAGCGCTTATCTGATTTTATGCAGATGAAACTACAGCACTAGACAACCCTATCACTGCTAAGTGGGTAACCTGAATTATGAATTAAACGATGTCCTGAGAACGGTATACCGAGCTTTCTAGGTTCCAGAGCTACGTTGAGTTAGGACTCTCTACTTAACAGAGCAATCCTTCATGATGCTAGTGCGTTATTCCTAAAATCTATTTTTAGATCAGTGTGGAGGCGTAATCTTAATCTTTGCTCTCTACAAATTCTAGAAAACTAGAAAAACGTCAAGCCTACCCTATCTCTTTAGTGAGCGATCCCTGATTTTTTTTAGCTGATCCCTAACTTATGAACGGCGATCCCCAAAGATTGAGGAATGTTACCAAATTCACAATCTCAGTAATTACGCCAATACAATAAGAAGCAGCAGGAAGCCAAACAAGGATGCACTCGAAGTCACGAAAATTTGAGGGAACATGGAATCTTGGTCAATAGAATCAATAGAGGATTGAAGCATTGTTTGAGTTTTCATGGATTTAACCCTTGAAGCGAGTGGTCATAATCTAGCTACCTATATCGTTGCGGATAAGTTGAAACTAGACATCACCTGAACGTGTACTCCGGTCGGGTGATTGCCTTTAGTTGGTCTATACCTATACATACAAGTATTCCCGTTTGGAATCCGAAAAAACCACCTTTCCTGCCTATATTGATTGAATCAACACGGAATTGATTCTAATGAATTGCAAAAATTCACATTTCTCTAACGTGAGTTTGGGTTAATCAGAAGCAAATAGAGGGGGCGTCAATGCGCAAAGATGGCTTCCTGGGCTGGTGGCGACTAGTTGAATCTCACAGTCCTGCCGTAGCTGATGTGCGAGTTTTTGGCAGACATAGCTCCAATGGCAGACCTGTTGAGTATGGAACTACTTGAAATTGCAGTAAGCCGACTGGGGGCGAGATAGCCCTGTTTCGAGGAAATCGCACAATTTGGGGTGGACGTGCCAATATGCGAGCGGTGCTATACATGGGAAGGTTGACGGCGGTGCGATCTAATCCCACGCTCAAAGCGCTTTATGAACCTCTGCTGGGTCAGGGCAAAGCCAAGAAGGGGGCGTTCGTTGGGTGTATGCACAAGTTACTTCGCATTTTGAATGCGACCATGAGCGATCGCCAGCCCTGGCAAACCCAGTCTAATCTTGCAACGGAGACTATTCATGCAAAAGACTTGCACTGACCGATACGAGGAGTTGAGTGGCGATCGCGTTTGGTTGATTGCCAGGAATTCGCTTTCGGGAGTGTTCTGGAAATCGTGCCTGACAGGGCTGAAACCCTGATTTCTCGTTCCCGAAACCGGGACTTCCACAAAAATCTGATCACTCCCCGCTTTCTGAGGCAGGTATAAGCACCAAGTTCATCGGCAAGCTGTGGGGCTTAGCATGACTCAACTAAGGCTGGATAAGTCACCTTGTTGATACGTATCAAGTTGTCACGTGTCAAATCTCGTTCCAGTATTACTTGCTCAAATTCCTCTGTTTCCCACTCAATTCTTGGCATCCAACATCATCGCTTATGGGTTCGGTCGTTGGCAGAGGTAGCGGTTCCTTAAGCGCCAGAATTAGATCGAACACGTTTATTGATCCATCCAGCAATACCGCTTAGGATTGCACCTGTCATTAAAATACCGATTGCTGGCGTAAAGACAGGTTCCCATAGGCTATACCACAAATCAAAACCTAGAGGAATGTCTAATGCTTGTCCAACAAGCGCGATCCCGAACCAGAAGAAGCTAAACAGTACGATAAACAAATCCACCATCAGTGCGGTGTTTAGCCAGTCCAGAAAAATTTTCAGCATGAATAGAGCTTAATTTTTCTACGAATACGTTGTAGACAATCCCTGCTTGAGCCGAGGCAGAGCGATCGCCTCATCGTATAAACTTATTCAATTAGTTTCAGATTGTCAAAGAAAATAAACAAAAAATATGGCTGCGTTTTGCAGCACAGCCACACATGACTAAAAATGAGTGTCCAAGGATGAGGCACACGCTCTCTACCTTAACTCAATGCTTCATCATCGAGCAGTGCCTCTAAATTGTCGGGGTCAACATAGTGACACGTTGCATCATCCATGCAAATGAGAGCCCAACCAGAATCGTCAATTCCCATAAACTTGTAAGACGCTTCTTGAATAAAAAAGCCCCTGTGATTGCGCGTTTCCGGTTTGATTTGAACGTCATCAACGTTAATAACCATATGAGTTTACTCCTTGACTCCAAAGACGAAGTCATGCAACAACTAAGGTATAACGACGACTAATTCGTCGCTTTTTCACAGCTTATCATTAGTTTTTCGTCTATATCTTTAAATTAATTTGAGCGATCCTGAGAAAAAGTTAAGATATCGCAACAAAATCCTCAAGACTTGGATACAATTCTGGATTAAACCTCAACAAATAGGGTTCTAAAGCTTACTTGCTCTTAGTCTCAAACAATATTTTTTGCTCTCTATGTGTTGAGATAAAATTTCTGGAATCCCTATTTAATGAGGGACGTAGTCTCCAAACGTCAAAGATTTCGGATAAATTTCAATCCGCTCTTCAAGCTATTTAAGCTGGAACCAGAATCTGTGTATAAACCTAACCTGAAGCGTTACTCATGCGTAACAATGGCGTCTCCTAAGTTGCAATTCTTTAACTTGAAGAATGAACTAACCCTTACAAGATATCCACTTCGTACTATCCTGCGACACCAAAGGCCCTCGACACTGCCAGTGTATCGAAATATATACAATCGTTCTCATATTTAATCTGATAGCAGGAAAATCAGTCCTGATAGTCGTGGCACTGAACTATGAGAAGGCTGGTTGACTGACAAATCTTTTTTAGTAGGTTGGGTGAAACAACGTGGAACCCAACTCTAGCCTTTATTCTGTTGGGTTACGCTAGCGCTCACCCAACCTACGAGAGAATCAGGGTTGTGTGAGTTTTGTCAGTCAATCAGATGAGAAGGTATCCATCCTAAAATGCTCTCAATCCCTTCCCTCTAACCGTTAATCGCAGGAAGTTCCCAAAAAAACGTGCTTCGCACAATAGACGAAGCACAACATGTTTGATATGAAGCTACTCGAGAATTAAAGCTTTACCTCGATATCAACACCAGCAGGTAGATCAAGCTTCATCAAGGCGTCAATGGTCTTTGATGAAGGCTGATAAATATCAATAATGCGTCGGTGAGTTCTCGTTTCAAAATGCTCCCGCGAATCTTTATCTACGTGAGGCGATCGCAATACACAATAAATTCGACGCTTAGTAGGCAAAGGAATTGGTCCAATTGCAGTAGCGTTGGTACGGTTCGCTGTATCCACAATCTTTTCGCAAGACGTATCCAATAGCCGACGGTCAAATGCTTGTAGGCGAATTCTAATTTTCTGCTGCTGTATCGTTGCCATGCTTAATTTAACTCAGTAGTGACACTATGCCTAAACAGTCAAGTTTTCAAGGTTCCAATCGATCTGGCTTAGATTTGTTTCGAGCAAGCTACCAGTGGTCAGCGAATATAAACTGAACCACTGGCAACTATTTCAGAGAGAAGAGTCAGTTTCAGACTACTTCAGAATCTTGGAAACAACACCTGCACCAACGGTACGGCCACCCTCACGGATTGCAAAACGCATACCTTGCTCAATTGCAATGGGGTTGATCAACTCAACCGTCATCTTAACGCGATCGCCAGGCATAACCATTTCAGCATCACTACCATCATCAGCAGTAAACGCGTCAATTTTACCCGTTACATCAGTTGTACGTACATAAAACTGAGGCTTGTATCCAGGGAAGAATGGGGTGTGACGACCACCTTCTTCTTTCTTCAGAATATAAACTTCAGATTCAAACTGTGTATGAGGCGTAATGGAGCCAGGCTTAGCAAGAACCATACCACGCTCGATGTCGGTCTTCTGAATACCTCGGAGAAGAATACCAGCGTTGTCGCCAGCCATTCCCTCTTCCAAGCTCTTCTTGAACATTTCAATACCCGTTACAGTTGTGCTGCGAGTATCTTTCAATCCAACCAACTCAACAGTATCGCCGATCTTAACCTTACCACGCTCAATACGGCCAGTTGCAACTGTTCCACGACCTGTAATAGAGAAGACGTCCTCAACGGCCATTAAGAATGGCTTATCAACGTCACGCTCAGGAGTAGGAATGTAATCATCTACAGCATCCATCAGTGCATAGATCTGATCGACCCACTCATCATCGCCACGTTGAGTCTTAGGGTCTGCAAGCATTTTCTCAAGTGCTTTCAGCGCAGAACCCGCGACAACAGGGATATCATCACCATCAAATTGGTAAGAGCTTAGCAACTCGCGAACTTCGAGTTCGACCAGTTCCAGGAGTTCTTCATCATCAACCATGTCTTTCTTGTTCAAGAAGACAACCAGCTTGGGAACACCAACCTGACGAGCTAACAAGATGTGCTCACGAGTCTGGGGCATAGGGCCATCTGCTGCCGAGCAAACCAGAATAGCTCCATCCATTTGAGCAGCACCCGTGATCATGTTCTTCACGTAGTCTGCGTGACCAGGACAATCAACGTGAGCATAGTGACGATTTTCGGTTTCATACTCAACGTGAGCAGTGTTGATGGTGATACCCCGCGCCTTTTCCTCAGGAGCCGCGTCGATCTCGTCATACTTCTTAGCTTGCGCACCACCCGTAGCAGCCAAAGTCATCGTAATTGCTGCCGTTAGCGTGGTCTTACCGTGGTCAACGTGACCAATAGTACCAATGTTAACGTGAGGTTTTTTCCGTTCGAACTTTTCGCGTGCCATGAATCCTTCTTTCCTCTCTCTGTGTTATGCGTTCCCTTTACTTTTAGCGATGATAGTCTCCGCAACGTTGCGAGGAACTTCATCATAGTGACTAAATTCCATGGAGAATATGCCTCGACCCTGGGTATTAGACCGGATATCCGTAGCATATCCAAACATTCTCTCCAAGGGAACCTTGGCTGTCACTTTTGTAATGCCCGCCTCAGATGTTTGGCCTTCAATGTGGCCACGGCGGGAGATGAGATCACCGATCACTGTTCCCACAAAATCTTCGGGAACTTCGACCTCAACCTTCATCATAGGCTCCAGGATGACTGGAGATGCCTTCATCACAGCTTCTTTAATTGCCATAGAGCCAGCAATCTTGAATGCCATTTCAGATGAATCTACATCATGATACGAGCCATCAACTAGAGTAACTTTGACGTCAATAAGGGGATAGCCAGCTAGGATACCAGATTCACAAGCTTCCTTCATCCCCTGTTCAGCAGGTGCAATGTATTCTTTCGGAATTGCCCCCCCCACAATCTTAGAGATAAACTCGAAACCTGTACCAGCATCACTGGGCTCGAGGTCAATCACGACGTGACCGTACTGCCCCTTACCTCCACTCTGACGAACAAACTTTCCTTCAACTTTACTGACTGCCTTCCGAATCGTCTCACGGT is a genomic window of Synechococcales cyanobacterium T60_A2020_003 containing:
- the rpsJ gene encoding 30S ribosomal protein S10, with the protein product MATIQQQKIRIRLQAFDRRLLDTSCEKIVDTANRTNATAIGPIPLPTKRRIYCVLRSPHVDKDSREHFETRTHRRIIDIYQPSSKTIDALMKLDLPAGVDIEVKL
- the tuf gene encoding elongation factor Tu; protein product: MAREKFERKKPHVNIGTIGHVDHGKTTLTAAITMTLAATGGAQAKKYDEIDAAPEEKARGITINTAHVEYETENRHYAHVDCPGHADYVKNMITGAAQMDGAILVCSAADGPMPQTREHILLARQVGVPKLVVFLNKKDMVDDEELLELVELEVRELLSSYQFDGDDIPVVAGSALKALEKMLADPKTQRGDDEWVDQIYALMDAVDDYIPTPERDVDKPFLMAVEDVFSITGRGTVATGRIERGKVKIGDTVELVGLKDTRSTTVTGIEMFKKSLEEGMAGDNAGILLRGIQKTDIERGMVLAKPGSITPHTQFESEVYILKKEEGGRHTPFFPGYKPQFYVRTTDVTGKIDAFTADDGSDAEMVMPGDRVKMTVELINPIAIEQGMRFAIREGGRTVGAGVVSKILK